The Burkholderia pyrrocinia genome includes a region encoding these proteins:
- a CDS encoding AraC family transcriptional regulator: MRNTLLDPYEHLPRSVVVTANDFAAGTTFPEHAHGRGQFAFASRGTISVSTPHGRWLVPPQRACWVPAGVRHAMTMTGPVTMLNTFVSGDAAQAAGLPGQCGVYGVSALLRHLIDDAIDLPALYDVDGRAGKLMALLIAEIATMPRLSLHAPLPADARLAKVCRHLFASPSIAADLDQVAADAGVSRRTFTRQFRAQTGVSFAAWRQQVCMLAAIARLSDGQPVTRVALDLGYASASAFTSAFRRILGETPSRYLEIRR, encoded by the coding sequence GTGAGAAATACGCTGTTAGATCCCTACGAACACCTTCCCCGGAGCGTGGTCGTGACCGCCAACGACTTTGCGGCGGGCACGACGTTTCCGGAGCACGCGCACGGGCGCGGGCAATTCGCGTTCGCGTCGCGTGGCACGATCAGCGTGTCGACGCCGCACGGGCGATGGCTGGTGCCGCCGCAGCGTGCGTGCTGGGTGCCGGCCGGCGTGCGGCACGCAATGACGATGACCGGGCCGGTCACGATGCTCAACACGTTCGTGTCCGGCGACGCCGCGCAGGCGGCGGGCCTGCCCGGGCAGTGCGGCGTGTATGGCGTGTCCGCGCTGCTGCGGCACTTGATCGACGATGCGATCGACCTGCCGGCCCTGTACGACGTCGACGGCCGCGCGGGCAAGCTGATGGCGCTGCTGATCGCGGAAATCGCGACGATGCCGCGTCTGTCGCTGCATGCGCCGCTGCCGGCCGACGCACGGCTGGCGAAGGTGTGCCGGCACCTGTTCGCGTCGCCGTCGATCGCGGCCGATCTCGACCAGGTGGCCGCCGACGCGGGCGTGAGCCGGCGCACGTTCACGCGGCAGTTCCGTGCGCAGACGGGCGTGAGTTTTGCCGCGTGGCGTCAGCAGGTGTGCATGCTCGCGGCGATTGCCCGCCTGAGCGACGGGCAGCCGGTGACACGTGTCGCGCTCGATCTCGGGTACGCGAGCGCAAGCGCGTTCACGTCGGCGTTTCGCCGCATTCTGGGTGAAACGCCGAGCCGGTATCTGGAAATTCGGCGCTAG
- a CDS encoding alpha/beta fold hydrolase has product MPNTFYRVGDGPHPVLVLHGWFGDARAFEPVEAWLSRERFSYVFMDYRGYGRMREARGDYTIDEIAADTLALADALDFPTFSLVGHSMGGMAIERIAAVAPERVRALVPIAPVPCGGLPFDAARRALFERAADHVADRRTIIDRSTGGRLPAAWVEWKAAYSAACSSAHAFGAYFRAWADTDFSDEIAGVHPVKVLIGEHDPAFDAALMARTYLRRYPLATVDVLRNAGHYPMNETPLALVAAMEAFLPAATASPVGNG; this is encoded by the coding sequence ATGCCGAATACGTTTTATCGCGTGGGGGACGGCCCCCACCCTGTTCTCGTGCTGCACGGCTGGTTCGGCGACGCCCGCGCGTTCGAACCCGTCGAAGCGTGGCTGTCGCGCGAACGCTTCAGCTATGTATTCATGGACTACCGCGGCTACGGCCGCATGCGCGAAGCACGCGGCGACTACACGATCGACGAGATCGCCGCCGACACGCTCGCGCTTGCCGACGCGCTCGACTTCCCGACCTTCAGCCTTGTCGGCCATTCGATGGGCGGCATGGCGATCGAGAGGATCGCCGCCGTCGCGCCCGAACGCGTGCGCGCGCTGGTGCCGATCGCGCCCGTGCCTTGCGGCGGCCTGCCGTTCGACGCGGCGCGACGCGCGCTATTCGAGCGCGCCGCCGACCACGTCGCCGATCGCAGGACCATCATCGATCGCAGCACCGGCGGCCGGCTGCCCGCCGCCTGGGTCGAGTGGAAAGCCGCGTATTCGGCAGCCTGTTCGTCCGCGCATGCGTTCGGCGCGTACTTCCGCGCGTGGGCCGATACGGATTTCAGCGACGAGATCGCGGGCGTGCATCCGGTGAAAGTGCTGATCGGCGAGCACGATCCGGCGTTCGACGCGGCGCTGATGGCCCGCACCTACCTGCGGCGCTATCCGCTCGCCACCGTCGACGTGCTGCGCAATGCGGGCCACTATCCGATGAACGAGACGCCGCTCGCGCTGGTCGCGGCGATGGAAGCGTTCCTGCCCGCCGCGACGGCAAGCCCCGTCGGCAACGGCTGA
- a CDS encoding M55 family metallopeptidase, producing MKILISTDIEGVAGVFATEQTRAGNPEYERARRWMTAEANAAIEGAFAGGAQAVWINDSHGGFRNLLPDGLDARTRVVLGKPRTLGMMAGLEQQPDLVFMIGYHAKSQTRGVLAHTINSFAFTQVWLNGVELGEAGLYGALAREYGAHVALATGDDVFAEETQPLFPDACFETVKTAGGASSGDTLTPAASCARIATAARDTVARALSAGLRAGAHRPAPAACTLRVQTAALADLFCVLPSLERVDAVTLRFDGPSVEHVVRTLNSLSAMSFMLR from the coding sequence ATGAAGATCCTGATCTCGACCGACATCGAGGGTGTCGCCGGCGTGTTCGCCACCGAGCAGACGCGTGCTGGCAATCCCGAATACGAGCGGGCGCGCCGCTGGATGACCGCCGAGGCGAACGCGGCGATCGAAGGCGCGTTCGCGGGCGGCGCGCAGGCCGTCTGGATCAACGACTCGCATGGCGGCTTTCGCAACCTGCTGCCCGACGGGCTCGATGCGCGCACGCGCGTCGTGCTCGGCAAGCCGCGCACGCTCGGGATGATGGCGGGCCTCGAGCAGCAGCCCGACCTCGTGTTCATGATCGGCTATCACGCGAAATCGCAGACGCGCGGCGTGCTCGCGCACACGATCAACAGCTTCGCGTTCACGCAGGTGTGGCTGAACGGCGTCGAACTCGGCGAAGCCGGGCTGTACGGCGCGCTGGCGCGCGAATATGGCGCGCACGTCGCGCTGGCAACGGGCGACGACGTGTTCGCCGAGGAAACGCAGCCGCTGTTTCCGGATGCGTGTTTCGAGACGGTCAAGACGGCCGGCGGCGCATCGAGCGGCGACACGCTCACGCCCGCCGCATCGTGTGCCCGAATCGCGACCGCCGCACGCGACACGGTTGCGCGGGCGCTGTCGGCAGGCTTGCGCGCCGGTGCCCATCGGCCCGCGCCGGCCGCGTGCACGCTGCGCGTGCAGACGGCCGCGCTGGCCGACCTGTTCTGCGTGCTGCCGTCGCTCGAGCGTGTCGATGCGGTGACGCTGCGTTTCGACGGGCCTTCGGTCGAGCATGTGGTGCGCACGCTGAACAGCCTGTCGGCGATGTCGTTCATGCTGCGGTGA
- a CDS encoding P1 family peptidase: MRAAPMRAATLPAGPRGTIADVPGVTVGHCTLAAGNVQTGVTVVRPHPGDVYRSKVPAGAAVINGFGKSVGLVQVDELGTLDTPIALTNTFSVGAVAHAQIRAAIAANPQIGRDWPTVNPLVFECNDGYLNDLQAFAVTAAHYDDACRAASRDVVRGAVGAGRGMSCFDLKGGIGSASRVAVAAGRPYTVGALVLANFGRLPMLALGGVPLGRIVAQRRAAGAAHAAPPEQGSIILLLATDAPLDTRQLSRLARRAGAGLARTGSVYGHGSGDIALAFSTAYTIAHEASTVALPALVADAALDPLFMAAAESVEHAIADALLQAVTVAGRDGHVRQSLRDAVPDLDRLFNEGNEGRLTHS; encoded by the coding sequence ATGCGCGCTGCACCGATGCGGGCCGCGACGCTGCCGGCCGGGCCGCGTGGCACGATTGCCGACGTGCCGGGCGTGACGGTCGGCCATTGCACGCTCGCCGCCGGCAACGTGCAGACGGGCGTGACCGTCGTGAGGCCGCATCCGGGCGATGTGTACCGCAGCAAGGTGCCGGCCGGCGCGGCCGTGATCAACGGCTTCGGCAAGAGCGTCGGGCTGGTGCAGGTCGATGAACTCGGCACGCTCGATACGCCGATCGCGCTGACCAACACGTTCAGCGTCGGCGCGGTCGCGCACGCGCAGATCCGTGCGGCGATCGCGGCGAATCCGCAGATCGGCCGCGACTGGCCGACCGTCAACCCGCTCGTGTTCGAGTGCAACGACGGTTATCTGAACGATCTCCAGGCGTTCGCGGTGACGGCTGCGCATTACGACGACGCGTGCCGCGCGGCGTCGCGCGACGTCGTGCGCGGCGCGGTGGGCGCCGGGCGCGGGATGTCGTGTTTCGACCTGAAGGGCGGGATCGGCTCGGCGTCGCGCGTCGCCGTCGCAGCCGGCAGGCCCTATACGGTCGGCGCGCTCGTGCTCGCGAATTTTGGCCGGCTGCCGATGCTGGCGCTCGGCGGCGTGCCGCTCGGACGCATCGTCGCGCAACGGCGCGCGGCCGGGGCCGCGCACGCGGCGCCGCCCGAGCAGGGCTCGATCATCCTGTTGCTGGCCACCGATGCGCCGCTCGACACGCGGCAGTTGTCGCGGCTCGCGCGCCGCGCGGGCGCGGGGCTGGCCCGCACCGGTTCCGTCTACGGGCACGGCAGCGGCGACATCGCACTCGCATTCTCGACCGCGTACACGATCGCGCACGAGGCGTCGACTGTCGCGCTGCCGGCCCTCGTAGCCGATGCGGCGCTCGATCCGCTGTTCATGGCCGCGGCCGAAAGCGTCGAGCACGCGATCGCCGATGCGCTGCTGCAGGCCGTGACGGTTGCCGGGCGCGACGGCCACGTGCGGCAATCGCTGCGCGACGCCGTGCCCGATCTCGACCGGTTGTTCAACGAAGGCAACGAAGGACGTCTGACCCATTCATGA
- the gsiD gene encoding glutathione ABC transporter permease GsiD yields MNATVQTAAPAAPNTIRTPWREFWRKFRKQTVALVAGGFVLALVVLAFVGPHIVPFDPENYFDYDALNAGPSAVHWFGVDSLGRDIFSRIIAGTRISLAAGFFSVALGALIGTFFGLLAGYYEGWWDRITMRVADVLFAFPGILLAIGVVAILGNGMINVICAVAIFSIPAFARLVRGNTLMLKHMTYVEAARSIGASDWTIIMRHILPGTVSSVVVYFTMRIGTSIITAASLSFLGLGAQPPTPEWGAMLNEARADMVTAPHIAVFPSLAIFLTVLAFNLLGDGLRDALDPKLERR; encoded by the coding sequence ATGAACGCGACTGTCCAGACCGCGGCGCCGGCCGCGCCGAACACGATCCGCACGCCGTGGCGCGAATTCTGGCGCAAGTTCCGCAAGCAGACCGTCGCGCTCGTCGCGGGCGGCTTCGTGCTGGCGCTCGTCGTGCTGGCGTTCGTCGGCCCGCACATCGTGCCGTTCGATCCGGAGAACTATTTCGACTACGACGCGCTGAACGCGGGGCCGTCGGCCGTGCACTGGTTCGGCGTCGATTCGCTCGGTCGCGACATCTTCAGCCGGATCATCGCCGGCACGCGCATCTCGCTCGCGGCCGGCTTCTTCTCGGTCGCGCTCGGCGCGCTGATCGGCACGTTCTTCGGGCTGCTCGCCGGCTACTACGAAGGCTGGTGGGACCGCATCACGATGCGCGTGGCCGACGTGCTGTTCGCGTTCCCGGGCATCCTGCTCGCGATCGGCGTGGTCGCGATCCTCGGCAACGGGATGATCAACGTGATCTGCGCGGTCGCGATCTTCAGCATCCCGGCGTTCGCGCGGCTCGTGCGCGGCAACACGCTGATGCTCAAGCACATGACCTACGTCGAGGCCGCACGCAGCATCGGCGCGTCGGACTGGACGATCATCATGCGGCACATCCTGCCCGGCACGGTGTCGTCGGTCGTCGTCTACTTCACGATGCGGATCGGCACGTCGATCATCACGGCCGCGAGCCTTTCGTTTCTCGGGCTCGGCGCGCAGCCGCCGACGCCGGAGTGGGGCGCGATGCTCAACGAGGCCCGCGCCGACATGGTGACGGCGCCGCACATCGCGGTCTTCCCGAGCCTCGCGATCTTCCTGACCGTGCTCGCGTTCAACCTGCTCGGCGATGGCTTGCGCGACGCGCTCGATCCGAAGCTGGAGCGCCGCTGA
- the gsiC gene encoding glutathione ABC transporter permease GsiC: MLNFLVKRLFGLLPTLAIVAVLVFLFVHLLPGDPARLAAGPEADDATVALVRADLGLDRPLPAQFANFFVKIAHGDFGMSTRSKRPVSTEIGERFMPTLMLTLVSMVWATLFGMAIGIASAVWRNRWPDRLGMTIAVSGISFPAFALGMLLMEIFSVKLGWLPVVPDGTWKSYVLPSLTLGAAVAAVMARFTRASFVEVLNEDFVRTARAKGVHEPMVVLKHCLRNAMIPVVTMMGLQFGFLLGGSIVVEAVFNWPGLGRLLVDAVTMRDYPVIQAIVLLFSLEFILINLTVDVLYAVINPTIRFK, from the coding sequence ATGCTGAATTTCCTCGTCAAACGCCTGTTCGGCCTGCTGCCCACGCTCGCGATCGTCGCGGTGCTGGTGTTCCTGTTCGTGCACCTGCTGCCGGGCGACCCGGCGCGGCTCGCGGCCGGGCCGGAAGCCGACGACGCGACGGTCGCGCTCGTGCGCGCCGATCTCGGGCTCGACCGGCCGCTGCCCGCGCAGTTCGCGAACTTCTTCGTGAAGATCGCGCACGGCGATTTCGGCATGTCGACGCGCAGCAAGCGGCCGGTATCGACCGAGATCGGCGAGCGCTTCATGCCGACGCTGATGCTGACGCTCGTCAGCATGGTGTGGGCAACGCTGTTCGGCATGGCGATCGGGATCGCGTCCGCGGTGTGGCGCAATCGCTGGCCCGACCGCCTCGGGATGACGATCGCGGTGTCGGGCATCTCGTTTCCCGCGTTCGCGCTCGGCATGCTGCTGATGGAGATCTTCTCGGTGAAGCTCGGCTGGCTGCCGGTCGTGCCGGACGGCACGTGGAAGAGCTACGTGCTGCCGTCGCTGACGCTCGGCGCGGCGGTCGCGGCCGTGATGGCGCGCTTCACGCGCGCGTCGTTCGTCGAGGTGCTGAACGAGGATTTCGTGCGTACCGCGCGCGCGAAAGGCGTGCACGAGCCGATGGTCGTGCTCAAGCACTGCCTGCGCAACGCGATGATCCCGGTCGTCACGATGATGGGGCTGCAGTTCGGCTTCCTGCTCGGCGGCTCGATCGTCGTCGAGGCGGTGTTCAACTGGCCGGGGCTCGGGCGCCTGCTCGTCGATGCGGTGACGATGCGCGACTACCCGGTGATCCAGGCGATCGTGCTGCTGTTCTCGCTCGAATTCATCCTGATCAACCTGACCGTCGACGTGCTGTACGCGGTCATCAACCCGACCATCCGGTTCAAGTGA
- the gsiB gene encoding glutathione ABC transporter substrate-binding protein GsiB, with protein MNKPHSFPMFRPRALLAAGAGALALSAAVPAFAQQNVVVAVYSTFTTMDPYDANDTVSQAVVKSFYEGLFGFDKDMKLVNVLATSYTASPDAKVYTVKLRQGVKFQDGTDFNAAAVKANFDRVTDPANKLKRYGLFRVIEKTEVVDPTTVRFTLREPFSAFINTLAHPSAVMISPAALKKWGRDVSLHPVGTGPFEFVEWKQTDDMKVKKFTGYWKKGYPKIDAIDWKPVVDNNTRAALIKTGEADFAFTIPFEQANDLKSSPKVDLIEAPSIIQRYISLNTQQKPFDNPKVRAALNYAVNKDALAKVVFAGYATPETGVAPMGVEYATKLGPWPYDPAKARALLKEAGYPNGFESTLWSAYNHTTAQKLIQFVQQQLAQVGVKVQVQALEAGERVARVESAQDPAKAPVRMYYSGWSASTGEANWALSPLLASASAPPKLYNTAYYKNSLVDDDLAQALATTDRTKKGTLYADAQKQIWADAPWIFLVQEKIVYARSKRLHGMYVMPDGSFNFDEISLK; from the coding sequence ATGAACAAACCGCATTCGTTCCCGATGTTCCGTCCGCGCGCGCTGCTCGCTGCGGGTGCCGGCGCGCTCGCGTTGTCGGCCGCGGTGCCCGCGTTCGCGCAGCAGAACGTCGTGGTCGCCGTGTACTCGACGTTTACGACGATGGACCCGTACGACGCGAACGATACGGTGTCGCAGGCTGTCGTCAAGTCGTTCTACGAAGGCCTGTTCGGTTTCGACAAGGACATGAAGCTCGTCAACGTGCTCGCGACCAGCTACACGGCGTCGCCGGACGCGAAGGTGTATACGGTCAAACTGCGCCAGGGCGTGAAATTCCAAGACGGCACCGATTTCAATGCCGCTGCGGTGAAGGCGAATTTCGACCGCGTGACCGATCCGGCGAACAAGCTGAAGCGTTACGGCCTGTTCCGGGTGATCGAGAAGACCGAAGTGGTCGATCCGACCACGGTGCGGTTCACGTTGCGCGAACCGTTCTCGGCGTTCATCAACACGCTCGCGCACCCGTCCGCGGTGATGATTTCGCCGGCCGCGCTGAAGAAGTGGGGGCGCGACGTGTCGCTGCATCCGGTCGGCACCGGGCCGTTCGAGTTCGTCGAATGGAAGCAGACCGACGACATGAAGGTGAAGAAATTCACCGGTTACTGGAAGAAGGGCTATCCGAAGATCGATGCGATCGACTGGAAACCGGTGGTCGACAACAACACGCGCGCCGCGCTGATCAAGACCGGCGAGGCCGATTTCGCATTCACGATTCCGTTCGAGCAGGCGAACGATCTGAAAAGCAGTCCGAAGGTGGACCTGATCGAGGCGCCGTCGATCATTCAACGCTACATTTCGCTGAACACGCAGCAAAAGCCGTTCGATAACCCGAAGGTGCGTGCAGCGCTGAACTACGCGGTCAACAAGGATGCGCTCGCGAAGGTCGTGTTCGCCGGTTACGCGACACCGGAGACGGGGGTCGCGCCGATGGGCGTCGAATACGCAACGAAACTCGGGCCCTGGCCGTATGACCCGGCGAAGGCACGCGCATTGCTGAAGGAAGCCGGTTATCCGAACGGCTTCGAATCGACGCTCTGGTCCGCCTACAATCACACGACGGCGCAGAAGCTGATTCAGTTCGTCCAGCAGCAGCTCGCGCAGGTCGGCGTGAAGGTGCAGGTGCAGGCGCTCGAGGCCGGCGAGCGGGTCGCTCGGGTGGAGAGTGCCCAGGATCCGGCGAAGGCACCGGTGCGGATGTACTACAGCGGCTGGTCGGCGTCGACCGGCGAGGCGAACTGGGCGTTGTCGCCGCTGCTTGCTTCGGCGTCGGCACCGCCGAAGCTGTACAACACGGCGTACTACAAGAACAGTCTTGTCGACGACGACCTCGCGCAGGCGCTCGCCACGACCGACCGCACGAAGAAGGGCACCCTCTACGCCGACGCGCAGAAGCAGATCTGGGCCGACGCGCCGTGGATCTTCCTCGTGCAGGAGAAGATCGTCTACGCGCGCAGCAAGCGTCTGCACGGGATGTACGTGATGCCGGACGGCTCGTTCAACTTCGACGAGATCTCGCTGAAGTGA
- a CDS encoding dipeptide ABC transporter ATP-binding protein yields MTSSRNPSGLALPEQRVVAVDDLSVTFRREGATFDAVRNVSFHVDRGETLAIVGESGSGKSVTSLALMRLVEHGGGEITGGRIAFRRRGGAFVDLAQASAATMRGIRGADIAMIFQEPMTSLNPVFTVGDQISEAIALHQSKGAAEARAEALRLLDLVRIPEARRVFARYPHQLSGGMRQRVMIAMALSCRPALLIADEPTTALDVTIQAQILQLVRGLQDEMNMGVIFITHDMGVVAEVADRVLVMYRGEKVEEGESERIFAAPAHRYTRALLAAVPRLGAMQGTDVPEKFPLLKADGASAAAPASASAANDDAQPPVDQAAAPILRVRDLVTRFPVKSGVFGRVSQFVHAVERVSFELRAGETLALVGESGCGKSTTGRSLLRLVESQSGSIEFDGRDISALKGPDLQALRRNIQFIFQDPFASLNPRLTVGFSIMEPLLVHGVASGREAQARVDWLLDKVGLPPEAARRYPHEFSGGQRQRIAIARALALNPKVVIADESVSALDVSVQAQIVNLMLDLQRELGVAYLFISHDMAVVERISHRVAVMYLGQIVEIGPRRAVFEAPQHPYTKKLMSAVPVADPARRHAPRQLAADEIPSPIRAAGDEPVVAPLVAVGPDHYVATHRVGGAY; encoded by the coding sequence ATGACTTCGAGCCGAAACCCGTCCGGCCTGGCGCTGCCCGAGCAGCGCGTCGTCGCCGTCGACGACCTGTCGGTCACGTTCCGCCGCGAAGGCGCGACGTTCGACGCGGTGCGCAACGTGTCGTTTCACGTCGATCGCGGCGAGACGCTCGCGATCGTCGGCGAATCGGGCTCGGGCAAGTCCGTCACGTCGCTCGCGCTGATGCGGCTCGTCGAGCATGGCGGCGGCGAGATCACGGGCGGCCGGATCGCGTTCCGGCGCCGCGGCGGCGCGTTCGTCGATCTTGCGCAGGCGAGCGCCGCGACGATGCGCGGCATCCGCGGCGCGGACATCGCGATGATCTTCCAGGAGCCGATGACGTCGCTGAACCCGGTGTTCACGGTCGGCGACCAGATCAGCGAGGCGATCGCGCTGCACCAGTCGAAGGGGGCGGCCGAAGCGCGCGCGGAAGCGCTGCGGCTGCTCGATCTCGTGCGCATTCCGGAAGCGCGCCGCGTGTTCGCGCGCTATCCGCACCAGTTGTCGGGCGGGATGCGGCAGCGCGTGATGATCGCGATGGCGCTGTCGTGCCGGCCCGCGCTGCTGATCGCCGACGAGCCGACGACCGCGCTCGACGTGACGATCCAGGCGCAGATCCTGCAACTGGTTCGCGGGCTGCAGGACGAAATGAACATGGGCGTGATCTTCATCACGCACGACATGGGCGTGGTGGCCGAAGTGGCCGACCGCGTGCTCGTGATGTATCGCGGCGAGAAGGTCGAGGAGGGCGAGTCGGAGCGCATCTTCGCGGCGCCCGCGCATCGCTACACGCGCGCGCTGCTCGCGGCTGTGCCGCGGCTCGGTGCGATGCAGGGCACCGACGTGCCCGAGAAATTCCCGCTGCTGAAGGCGGACGGCGCGAGTGCGGCGGCACCAGCGTCTGCGTCTGCGGCGAACGACGATGCGCAGCCGCCCGTCGATCAGGCGGCGGCGCCGATCCTGCGCGTGCGCGACCTCGTCACGCGCTTTCCGGTGAAGAGCGGCGTGTTCGGCCGCGTGTCGCAGTTCGTGCATGCGGTCGAGCGCGTGAGCTTCGAGCTGCGCGCGGGCGAGACGCTCGCGCTCGTCGGCGAATCGGGCTGCGGCAAGTCGACCACCGGCCGTTCGCTGCTGCGCCTCGTCGAATCGCAGAGCGGCTCGATCGAATTCGACGGTCGCGACATCAGCGCGCTGAAGGGCCCGGACCTGCAGGCGCTGCGCCGGAACATCCAGTTCATCTTCCAGGATCCGTTCGCGTCGCTGAATCCGCGCCTGACTGTCGGCTTCTCGATCATGGAACCGCTGCTCGTGCACGGCGTCGCGAGCGGCCGCGAAGCGCAGGCGCGCGTCGACTGGCTGCTCGACAAGGTCGGCCTGCCGCCCGAGGCCGCGCGCCGCTATCCGCACGAATTCTCGGGCGGCCAGCGCCAGCGGATCGCGATCGCGCGCGCGCTCGCGCTGAACCCGAAGGTCGTGATCGCCGACGAGTCGGTGTCCGCGCTCGACGTGTCGGTGCAGGCGCAGATCGTCAACCTGATGCTCGACCTGCAGCGCGAGCTCGGCGTCGCCTACCTGTTCATCTCGCACGACATGGCCGTCGTCGAGCGCATCAGCCATCGCGTCGCGGTGATGTATCTCGGCCAGATCGTCGAGATCGGCCCGCGCCGCGCGGTGTTCGAGGCGCCGCAGCATCCGTACACGAAGAAGCTGATGAGCGCGGTGCCCGTGGCCGACCCCGCGCGCCGGCATGCGCCGCGCCAGCTCGCGGCGGACGAGATCCCGAGCCCGATCCGCGCGGCCGGCGACGAGCCGGTCGTCGCACCGCTCGTCGCGGTCGGCCCCGATCATTACGTCGCGACGCATCGCGTCGGCGGCGCGTACTGA
- a CDS encoding isoaspartyl peptidase/L-asparaginase family protein: MTSPAIVAIHGGAGTILRNAMDTDTERQYRAELTAILQAAQQVLADGGSALDAVTVAVRMLEDCPLFNAGRGAVYTAEGKHELDAAVMDGATLGAGAICCATRVRNPVLAARRVMEASEHVLFAGAGADAFAAAQGLELAEPGYFGTESRHAQWIKARAAAGTMLDHDAATFTFGSSQPQSQPQPAEPLDPDRKHGTVGAVACDLHGHIAAATSTGGITNKQPGRVGDSPIIGAGCYADDATCAVSSTGTGEMFIRLATAYDVAAQIAYRGASLADAAHDVVMNKLPRLAGRGGIVAVDAHGNVAMPFNTEGMYRGYARVGEAPVVGIYRDDAA; encoded by the coding sequence ATGACTTCTCCCGCGATCGTCGCGATTCACGGTGGTGCAGGCACGATCCTGCGCAATGCGATGGATACCGATACCGAACGCCAGTACCGCGCCGAACTGACCGCGATCCTGCAGGCCGCGCAGCAGGTGCTGGCCGACGGCGGCAGCGCGCTCGACGCCGTCACCGTCGCGGTCCGAATGCTCGAGGACTGTCCGCTGTTCAACGCCGGGCGTGGCGCCGTGTATACGGCCGAAGGCAAGCACGAACTCGACGCGGCGGTGATGGATGGCGCGACGCTCGGCGCCGGCGCGATCTGCTGCGCGACGCGCGTGCGCAATCCCGTCCTCGCCGCGCGGCGCGTGATGGAGGCGAGCGAACACGTGCTGTTCGCCGGCGCGGGCGCCGATGCGTTCGCGGCCGCGCAGGGGCTCGAACTCGCGGAACCCGGTTACTTCGGCACCGAATCGCGTCATGCGCAGTGGATCAAGGCGCGAGCGGCGGCCGGCACGATGCTCGACCACGATGCGGCGACGTTCACGTTCGGCTCATCGCAGCCGCAGTCGCAGCCGCAGCCGGCCGAACCGCTCGATCCGGACCGCAAGCACGGCACGGTCGGCGCGGTCGCGTGCGACCTGCACGGCCATATCGCGGCGGCGACGTCGACCGGCGGCATCACGAACAAGCAGCCGGGGCGGGTCGGCGATTCGCCGATCATCGGTGCCGGTTGCTATGCGGACGATGCAACCTGCGCGGTGTCGTCGACGGGTACCGGCGAGATGTTCATCCGGCTCGCGACCGCGTATGACGTCGCCGCGCAGATCGCGTATCGCGGCGCGTCGCTCGCCGACGCCGCGCACGACGTGGTGATGAACAAGCTGCCGCGCCTGGCGGGCCGCGGCGGGATCGTCGCGGTCGACGCGCACGGCAACGTTGCGATGCCGTTCAACACCGAAGGGATGTATCGCGGCTACGCGCGCGTCGGCGAAGCGCCCGTCGTCGGCATCTATCGCGACGACGCGGCCTGA
- a CDS encoding MurR/RpiR family transcriptional regulator yields the protein MTPLVSHDASHDEPAIAERIASAMPLMTPIHRRMGEFVLANPFRAATMRIDELAQAVNASIATANRFAKALGFDGYPAMRAALVRGFEATLGPVERLRSAQEQEPGVRGAAWIDAVFDQAVANIENTRAQLDAADVEAAVEAIVGARRVLILGAGSSAFLSGLMEHGLSVCHDSVQSLALLGGPSHAARRLYTADSRDLVIALAFPRYVKDTIELARRAAARGARVLGISDGPQSPLAPIASLNLYVKAERRFAATSEAAVLAMIEALIDAVALRTHRSAKSAAEMTEFLLPWLVQPQAALPAANPSSPRPKKS from the coding sequence ATGACGCCTCTCGTTTCGCACGACGCCAGTCACGACGAACCCGCGATCGCCGAGCGGATCGCGTCGGCGATGCCGTTGATGACGCCGATTCACCGGCGCATGGGCGAGTTCGTGCTCGCGAATCCGTTTCGCGCGGCGACGATGCGAATCGACGAACTCGCGCAGGCCGTGAATGCGTCGATCGCAACCGCGAACCGCTTCGCGAAGGCGCTGGGCTTCGACGGTTATCCGGCGATGCGCGCGGCGCTCGTGCGCGGTTTCGAGGCGACGCTCGGGCCGGTCGAACGGCTGCGCTCGGCGCAGGAGCAGGAGCCTGGCGTACGCGGCGCCGCATGGATCGACGCGGTGTTCGACCAGGCCGTCGCGAACATCGAGAACACGCGCGCGCAACTGGACGCGGCCGATGTCGAGGCCGCGGTCGAGGCGATTGTCGGCGCGCGGCGCGTGCTGATCCTCGGCGCGGGGTCGAGCGCGTTTCTCTCCGGGCTGATGGAGCACGGGCTGTCGGTGTGCCACGACAGCGTGCAGTCGCTGGCGCTGCTTGGCGGCCCTTCGCACGCGGCGCGGCGCCTGTATACGGCCGACTCGCGCGATCTCGTGATCGCGCTCGCGTTTCCGCGCTACGTGAAGGACACGATCGAGCTGGCCCGCCGCGCGGCGGCGCGCGGCGCGCGCGTGCTCGGCATTTCCGACGGCCCGCAATCGCCGCTTGCGCCGATCGCGTCGCTGAACCTGTACGTCAAGGCCGAGCGGCGCTTCGCGGCCACGTCGGAAGCGGCCGTGCTCGCGATGATCGAGGCGTTGATCGACGCGGTCGCGCTGCGCACGCACCGGTCCGCGAAGTCCGCCGCCGAGATGACCGAATTCCTGCTGCCGTGGCTCGTGCAGCCGCAAGCGGCGCTGCCGGCCGCCAACCCTTCTTCCCCCCGTCCGAAAAAATCATGA